In Capillimicrobium parvum, a genomic segment contains:
- a CDS encoding alpha/beta hydrolase: MRGPVRRSTLGTMRSLCRVAAVLVIGGLAACGGGSPSAERRLSLRPCTIGGVHARCATVHVAEDPSRPAGRRIPIRVAVVPARDGEARRDPLFYFAGWGAAAIEDELATATPMLAEVNRTRDLVFVDQRGTGGSNRLACAVPPLGEQASLRAVTGAVRRCAARIGPGLRFYTTTVAVDDFDRVRRALGYDDIDVYGISYGGTTAQAYLARHGAHVRSMVLDGASLLDVRVFERGARNAQRALDMLFARCRADAACHAAFPDPRADYARIAARLGRRPYWVAGSNVPFDRFALANAVDALLDYTPNKAAIPLLLHLGAQGQLTGLARVVAADPPTEQLAYPALVGCSERWAEQRPGVIAHESAGSFIAPLQRRSMALTRAACRVLPRGVVDPALGRRVRSRAPVLLLTGAEDTADPPANVAGARRELPNSRTVVFPAAGHGQLLLPCAQRLIAAFVQRGTAESLDASCARTAARRPFLTRP, encoded by the coding sequence ATGCGCGGCCCGGTGCGCCGATCGACGCTGGGCACCATGCGCTCGCTGTGCCGTGTCGCCGCCGTTCTGGTGATCGGCGGCCTCGCCGCGTGCGGCGGCGGATCGCCGTCGGCTGAGCGGCGTCTGTCGCTGCGGCCCTGCACGATCGGCGGAGTCCATGCGCGCTGCGCGACGGTGCACGTCGCGGAGGATCCCTCCCGCCCGGCCGGCCGGCGGATCCCCATCCGGGTCGCCGTCGTCCCCGCCCGCGACGGCGAGGCGCGGCGCGACCCGCTCTTCTACTTCGCCGGCTGGGGAGCGGCGGCGATCGAGGACGAGCTGGCGACCGCGACCCCGATGCTCGCCGAGGTCAACCGCACGCGCGACCTGGTCTTCGTCGACCAGCGCGGCACCGGCGGCTCGAACCGCCTGGCCTGCGCGGTTCCGCCTTTGGGCGAGCAGGCGTCGCTGCGCGCCGTCACCGGTGCGGTGCGCCGGTGCGCGGCGCGCATAGGACCCGGGCTGCGCTTCTACACCACGACGGTCGCCGTCGACGACTTCGACCGCGTACGCCGGGCCCTCGGCTACGACGACATCGACGTGTATGGCATCTCGTACGGCGGGACGACCGCGCAGGCCTACCTCGCGCGCCACGGCGCACACGTGCGCTCGATGGTCCTCGACGGCGCGTCGCTGCTCGACGTGCGGGTCTTCGAACGCGGCGCGCGCAACGCTCAGCGTGCCCTGGACATGCTCTTCGCGCGGTGCCGCGCCGACGCGGCCTGCCACGCGGCCTTCCCCGACCCGCGCGCCGACTACGCGCGCATCGCCGCGCGGCTGGGCCGCCGGCCGTACTGGGTGGCGGGGTCCAACGTGCCGTTCGACCGCTTCGCGCTGGCCAACGCCGTGGACGCACTATTGGACTACACGCCGAACAAGGCGGCGATCCCGCTGCTGCTCCATCTCGGGGCGCAGGGGCAGCTGACCGGCCTGGCCCGCGTCGTCGCGGCCGACCCGCCCACCGAGCAGCTCGCCTACCCGGCGCTGGTCGGGTGCAGCGAGCGCTGGGCCGAGCAGCGTCCCGGTGTGATCGCCCATGAGAGCGCCGGAAGCTTCATCGCGCCTCTGCAGCGACGGTCGATGGCGCTCACCCGAGCGGCCTGCCGCGTGTTGCCGCGCGGCGTGGTCGACCCGGCGCTCGGCCGGCGGGTCCGGTCGCGCGCGCCGGTGCTGCTGCTCACCGGCGCGGAGGACACGGCCGACCCGCCCGCCAACGTCGCCGGCGCGCGGCGCGAGCTGCCCAACAGCCGGACCGTCGTGTTCCCGGCCGCGGGCCACGGGCAGCTGCTGCTGCCGTGTGCGCAGCGCCTGATCGCCGCGTTCGTGCAGCGGGGCACGGCCGAGTCGCTCGACGCGTCCTGCGCCCGCACCGCCGCCCGGCGGCCGTTCCTCACGCGGCCGTGA
- a CDS encoding protein adenylyltransferase SelO, whose product MSVAARPLLQFDNTFVRDLPGLYEPWEAARAPAPRLLALNDGLAEELGADPAALRTGEGVAILAGNTVPEGASPVAQAYSGHQFGGFSPRLGDGRALLLGEVLDVRGHRRDLHFKGSGRTPFARGADGRAAVGPMLREYVVGEAMHALGIPTTRALAVVATGENVVRETVLPGAVLTRVAASHLRVGTFQYAALTRDPALVRRLADHAIARHHPAAAEAANPYLALFEHVTRAQADLIARWMLVGFIHGVMNTDNMTISGETIDYGPCAFMEAYDPATVFSSIDHGGRYAFGNQPSVAQWNLARFAETLLTLIDADQEAAIAAATGVLNAFTDRFDARFAEGMRAKIGLAGDPGDDGALIADLLALMVPQGVDFTSLFRALATTLRGGPSPARDLFADRAPFDAWSERWRAELAREGRDPAATAAAMDAVNPVYIPRNHLVEEALAAATAGDMAPFDRLVDVVTRPFEERDGLETYAEPAPDGFGTYVTYCGT is encoded by the coding sequence ATGAGCGTCGCCGCCCGTCCGCTGCTGCAGTTCGACAACACGTTCGTGCGCGACCTCCCCGGCCTGTACGAGCCCTGGGAGGCGGCCCGCGCGCCCGCGCCGCGGCTGCTCGCGCTCAACGACGGGCTCGCCGAGGAGCTGGGAGCCGATCCGGCGGCGCTGCGGACCGGCGAAGGCGTCGCGATCCTCGCGGGCAACACCGTGCCTGAGGGGGCGTCGCCGGTCGCGCAGGCGTACTCGGGCCACCAGTTCGGCGGCTTCTCGCCCCGGCTCGGCGACGGCCGCGCGCTGCTGCTGGGCGAGGTGCTCGACGTCCGCGGGCACCGCCGGGACCTCCACTTCAAGGGCTCGGGCCGCACGCCGTTCGCCCGCGGGGCCGACGGCCGAGCGGCGGTCGGGCCGATGCTGCGCGAGTACGTCGTCGGCGAGGCGATGCACGCGCTCGGCATCCCGACGACGCGGGCGCTCGCGGTCGTCGCCACCGGCGAGAACGTCGTGCGCGAGACGGTCCTGCCCGGCGCGGTGCTCACGCGCGTCGCGGCCAGCCACCTGCGCGTCGGCACGTTCCAGTACGCGGCCTTGACGCGCGACCCCGCGCTCGTGCGGCGCCTCGCCGACCATGCCATCGCGCGCCACCATCCCGCGGCGGCCGAGGCCGCCAACCCGTACCTCGCGCTGTTCGAGCACGTCACGCGCGCGCAGGCCGACCTGATCGCGCGCTGGATGCTCGTCGGCTTCATCCACGGCGTGATGAACACCGACAACATGACGATCTCCGGCGAGACGATCGACTACGGCCCGTGCGCCTTCATGGAGGCCTACGACCCGGCGACGGTGTTCAGCTCGATCGACCACGGGGGCCGCTACGCGTTCGGCAACCAGCCGTCCGTCGCCCAGTGGAACCTGGCGCGGTTCGCCGAGACGCTGCTGACGCTGATCGACGCCGACCAGGAGGCCGCGATCGCCGCCGCCACGGGTGTCCTCAACGCCTTCACCGACCGCTTCGACGCGCGGTTCGCGGAGGGGATGCGCGCGAAGATCGGCCTCGCCGGGGATCCGGGCGACGACGGCGCCCTGATCGCCGACCTGCTCGCGCTGATGGTGCCCCAGGGCGTCGACTTCACCTCGCTGTTCCGCGCGCTGGCCACGACCCTGCGCGGCGGCCCCTCGCCCGCCCGCGACCTCTTCGCCGACCGCGCGCCGTTCGACGCCTGGTCGGAGCGCTGGCGCGCCGAGCTCGCCCGCGAGGGCCGCGACCCGGCGGCGACCGCCGCGGCCATGGACGCGGTCAACCCGGTCTACATCCCGCGCAACCACCTGGTCGAGGAGGCGCTCGCCGCGGCGACCGCCGGCGACATGGCGCCCTTCGACCGCCTCGTCGACGTCGTCACGCGACCGTTCGAGGAGCGCGACGGCCTCGAGACCTACGCCGAGCCCGCGCCTGACGGCTTCGGCACGTACGTCACGTACTGCGGCACGTAG
- a CDS encoding M15 family metallopeptidase, giving the protein MLGALAASAVLFSPFHSSVQPLPAPVKTQLKAGGFWHKGCPVGLGELRLLAVTYRGFDRRGHTGQLIVNERAAEPLAGVFRRLYRLHFPIRHMALDDMYGPPRGRPADDDVTGSFHCRQAVPSPCSSGTGTGSWSMHAYGLAVDVNPLENPYVGCGQSRDPATRPYFDRSRHRPGMVTRRAIRAFRSIGWGWGGAWTGNTKDYMHFSSTGH; this is encoded by the coding sequence GTGCTCGGCGCTCTGGCGGCATCCGCGGTGCTGTTCTCGCCGTTTCACTCCTCGGTCCAGCCGCTGCCGGCGCCCGTCAAGACGCAGCTGAAGGCCGGCGGCTTCTGGCACAAGGGCTGCCCGGTCGGTCTCGGCGAGCTGCGCCTGCTGGCCGTGACCTACCGCGGGTTCGACCGGCGCGGCCACACCGGGCAGCTGATCGTCAACGAGCGCGCCGCCGAGCCGCTCGCGGGCGTCTTTCGCAGGCTCTACCGCCTGCACTTCCCCATCCGCCACATGGCGCTCGACGACATGTACGGCCCGCCGCGCGGGCGCCCCGCCGACGACGACGTGACCGGCTCGTTCCACTGCCGCCAGGCAGTCCCCTCACCGTGCTCGAGCGGGACCGGCACCGGGTCGTGGTCGATGCACGCCTACGGGCTCGCGGTCGACGTCAACCCGCTCGAGAACCCCTACGTCGGCTGCGGCCAGAGCCGCGACCCGGCGACCCGGCCGTACTTCGACCGCTCCAGACACCGGCCCGGCATGGTCACCCGGCGCGCGATCCGCGCGTTCCGGTCGATCGGCTGGGGCTGGGGCGGCGCGTGGACCGGGAACACGAAGGACTACATGCACTTCTCGTCGACCGGCCACTGA
- a CDS encoding ferritin-like domain-containing protein translates to MRTPAELRGWVGRGVYDPFDRRIGVVAGLRADRATGAPEWLVVALAGDGHGGGLRAVPVAGSEPSGFAVRVTPSADRVASSPALPDEDDLPVERDRAIAEHYGLVSDTAASPSGIPRRREAIRARAQPERGGGGPDVGPAHRAALVDALRRAHAMEQAALEQLATAMSESEDDELVHDLTLHHKQTRRHAERLRERLWMLRADRSKPRDAGARVRAFLGARRRAGTGRSPAQRVPALADLERREIEAYDELERLARAAGDEGTAQLARDNRADEEAMLSTLRAGRARLTAT, encoded by the coding sequence ATGCGGACGCCGGCCGAGCTGCGCGGCTGGGTCGGCCGCGGGGTCTATGACCCGTTCGACCGGCGGATCGGCGTGGTCGCCGGGCTGCGCGCCGACCGCGCGACGGGCGCGCCGGAGTGGCTCGTCGTGGCCCTGGCGGGCGACGGCCACGGCGGCGGTCTGCGCGCGGTGCCGGTGGCCGGGTCGGAGCCGAGCGGGTTCGCGGTGCGCGTCACGCCGTCGGCCGATCGCGTGGCGTCGTCGCCGGCGCTGCCGGACGAGGACGACCTGCCGGTCGAGCGCGACCGCGCGATCGCCGAGCACTACGGCCTCGTATCCGACACGGCGGCGTCGCCGTCCGGCATCCCGCGGCGGCGGGAGGCGATCCGCGCCCGGGCGCAGCCGGAGCGCGGCGGTGGCGGGCCGGACGTCGGTCCGGCGCATCGGGCGGCGCTCGTGGACGCGCTGCGGCGCGCGCACGCGATGGAGCAGGCGGCGCTCGAGCAGCTCGCGACGGCGATGTCGGAGTCCGAGGACGACGAGCTCGTCCACGATCTGACGCTGCACCACAAGCAGACGCGCCGGCACGCCGAGCGGCTGCGCGAGCGGCTGTGGATGCTGCGCGCCGACCGTTCCAAGCCGCGCGACGCGGGCGCGAGGGTGCGCGCGTTCCTCGGTGCCCGCCGGCGCGCCGGGACGGGACGCTCGCCGGCGCAGCGCGTGCCGGCGCTGGCGGACCTGGAGCGCCGGGAGATCGAGGCCTACGACGAGCTCGAGCGCCTGGCCCGGGCGGCCGGCGACGAGGGGACCGCGCAGCTCGCCCGCGACAACCGCGCCGACGAGGAGGCGATGCTCTCGACGCTGCGCGCCGGACGCGCGCGCCTCACCGCCACCTGA
- the nrfD gene encoding NrfD/PsrC family molybdoenzyme membrane anchor subunit has protein sequence MPATNGGPPRSYYGQPVIKEPIWTPQIPWYFFAGGLGGASAGLAYLAGRTGNDVLARRAWLAALGGVGISPALLISDLGVPKRFLNMLRMFKVTSPMSVGSWILVVSGTATGVAAVNSATGRLARMSAVARPVAAVAGLPLSTYTAALIAQTAVPVWHEAHRELPAIFASGAAASAGATAAMLTPVASAGPARRLAVLGSLGELVAVQVMEHRLDELADPYHSPDAEPFTRAARLLTATGALLLAGAARRRRAAAVAGGAMVLAGAACERWSVFKAGLISARDPSYTVGPQRDRVRTRRGLGAIRTAVRR, from the coding sequence GTGCCAGCCACGAACGGCGGGCCGCCGCGCTCCTACTACGGCCAGCCGGTCATCAAGGAGCCGATCTGGACGCCGCAGATCCCCTGGTACTTCTTCGCCGGCGGGCTGGGCGGCGCGTCCGCCGGCCTGGCGTACCTCGCCGGGCGGACCGGCAACGACGTGCTCGCGCGGCGCGCGTGGCTGGCGGCGCTGGGCGGCGTGGGCATCAGCCCGGCGCTGCTGATCTCCGACCTCGGCGTGCCCAAGCGCTTCTTGAACATGCTGCGCATGTTCAAGGTCACCTCGCCGATGAGCGTCGGCTCGTGGATCCTGGTGGTGAGCGGGACGGCGACGGGGGTGGCGGCGGTGAACTCGGCGACGGGGCGCCTGGCGCGGATGTCGGCGGTCGCGCGCCCGGTCGCGGCGGTGGCGGGGCTGCCGCTGTCGACGTACACGGCCGCGCTCATCGCCCAGACCGCGGTGCCGGTCTGGCACGAGGCGCACCGCGAGCTGCCGGCGATCTTCGCGTCGGGCGCCGCGGCGAGCGCGGGGGCGACGGCCGCGATGCTCACGCCGGTGGCGAGCGCCGGGCCGGCGCGGCGGCTGGCGGTGCTCGGGTCGCTCGGCGAGCTGGTCGCGGTGCAGGTCATGGAGCACCGGCTCGACGAGCTCGCCGACCCGTATCACTCGCCCGACGCCGAGCCGTTCACCCGGGCAGCGCGGCTGCTGACCGCGACGGGCGCGCTGCTGCTCGCGGGCGCGGCCCGGCGGCGCCGGGCGGCCGCGGTGGCAGGCGGTGCGATGGTGCTGGCGGGGGCGGCGTGCGAGCGCTGGAGCGTGTTCAAGGCGGGGCTGATCTCGGCCCGCGACCCGAGCTACACGGTCGGGCCGCAGCGCGACCGGGTGCGGACGCGGCGCGGCCTCGGCGCGATCAGGACGGCGGTGCGGCGGTGA
- a CDS encoding 4Fe-4S dicluster domain-containing protein, producing the protein MSRLEVRTYGAEAKPRVGFFTDTSICIGCKACEVACKEWNRVPESIQGFTGNSYDNTIDLGANTWRHVAFVEQRRPMGVDAAAESLVEAAALDALVDETGLQTYQEADGMRWLMASDVCKHCTHAACLEVCPTGALFRTEFDTVVVQQDICNGCGYCVPACPFGVLDQREGDGRVWKCTLCYDRLKDDKEPACAQACPTNSIQFGELDELRERAGRRLEQLAAAGQDDAQLYLADSEDGVGGAGAFFLLLDDPEVYGLPPDPVDTTRDIGSIWAAAGLAAAGLGAALAGAFLGGRR; encoded by the coding sequence GTGAGCCGCCTCGAGGTGCGCACCTACGGCGCGGAGGCGAAGCCGCGCGTCGGCTTCTTCACGGACACGTCGATCTGCATCGGGTGCAAGGCCTGCGAGGTGGCGTGCAAGGAGTGGAACCGCGTGCCGGAGTCGATCCAGGGCTTCACCGGCAACTCGTACGACAACACGATCGACCTCGGGGCGAACACCTGGCGCCACGTGGCGTTCGTCGAGCAGCGCAGGCCCATGGGCGTGGACGCGGCGGCGGAGTCGCTCGTCGAGGCGGCGGCGCTCGACGCGCTCGTCGACGAGACCGGCCTGCAGACCTACCAGGAGGCCGACGGCATGCGCTGGCTCATGGCCTCCGACGTCTGCAAGCACTGCACGCACGCCGCCTGCCTGGAGGTCTGCCCGACCGGGGCGCTGTTCCGCACCGAGTTCGACACGGTCGTCGTCCAGCAGGACATCTGCAACGGCTGCGGCTACTGCGTGCCGGCCTGCCCGTTCGGCGTCCTCGACCAGCGCGAGGGCGACGGGCGCGTGTGGAAGTGCACGCTCTGCTACGACCGGCTCAAGGACGACAAGGAGCCGGCATGCGCGCAGGCGTGCCCGACGAACTCGATCCAGTTCGGCGAGCTCGACGAGCTGCGCGAGCGGGCCGGCCGGCGGCTGGAGCAGCTGGCCGCGGCCGGCCAGGACGACGCGCAGCTGTACCTCGCCGACTCCGAGGACGGGGTCGGCGGCGCCGGCGCGTTCTTCCTGCTGCTCGACGATCCGGAGGTCTACGGACTGCCCCCGGACCCGGTGGACACCACCCGCGACATCGGCTCGATCTGGGCGGCGGCGGGGCTGGCGGCCGCCGGCCTCGGCGCCGCGCTGGCCGGCGCGTTCCTCGGGGGGCGGCGGTGA
- the fdh gene encoding formate dehydrogenase, whose product MSSRISVPPFLRQLRGDPLGLGRAAQSSRSARLEPRTRTADRVVQSVCPYCAVGCGQKVYVKDEKVVQIEGDPDSPISRGRLCPKGSASEAYVNSPMREHRVRYRRPHGTEWEELDLETAMDMIADRFLETRARTWEDADEDGRPLNRTLGVAVLGGATLDTEENYLLKKIFTAAGAVSIENQARIUHSSTVPGLGTSFGRGGATTFQQDLANADSILIMGSNMAEQHPVGFQWVVEAKERGAKVIHVDPRFTRTSAMADVHAAIRPGTDIAFLGAVINHILSNGREFTEYVRHYTNARVVIKEEFRDTEELDGLFSGFDEEARAYFIDTWGYAGTEGELPGGGKLQTGDVSGDIAHGAHGMKLEKGEPPEEDWTLEHPNCVFQILKRHYARYTPEMVEEVCGVPRERFLQIAEILCENSGRERTGAVCYAVGWTQHTHGVQNIRAAAIIQLLLGNIGRPGGGILALRGHANIQGSTDIPTLYDVLPGYIPMPHPDSGDNLDQYVHLNGPDTGAWGSLRSYVVSLFKAWWGDAATAENEFGLHYLPRIDGDHSHYPMMLRMLDRETTGFIVIGQNPVVGSANSSLQRRALAQLDWLVVRDTNEIETASFWYDSTEIETGEMRTEDIGTEVFFLPAAAHTEKDGTFTNTQRLLQWHFKAVEPPGDCRSDLWFAYHLGRRLREKLAGSALDRDRALLDLTWDYPTQGPQDEPDAETVLQEINGRTADGTFVPKYQELAEDGSTTCGSWIHAGIYADGINQTARKKPHTEENWISPQWGWAWPGNRHILYNRASADPEGRPWSERKRYIWWNEEEGRWHTCGDAPDFEPDKAPGYVPPEDAKGMDALTGTEPFILHPDGLGWLYAPQGLVDGPLPSHYEPQETPVVNRLYNQQLNPTRQLFHRPENPYNPSAAQPGAGAFPFVLGTYRLTEHHTAGGMSRSVPYLAELQPEAFCEVSPRLARLRGLEHGGWATIVTTRAAVEARVMVTERVQPLRVQSRVIETVGLPYHWGRRGLVKGDAANELTSLVLDRNVHIAEYKVATCDIRPGRRPRGPALKAFVDEYRRRSGASE is encoded by the coding sequence GGCTGCGGCCAGAAGGTCTACGTCAAGGACGAGAAGGTCGTCCAGATCGAGGGCGACCCGGACAGCCCGATCTCGCGGGGCCGGCTGTGCCCGAAGGGGTCCGCGTCGGAGGCGTACGTCAACAGCCCGATGCGGGAGCACAGGGTCCGCTACCGGCGCCCGCACGGCACCGAGTGGGAGGAGCTCGACCTCGAGACGGCGATGGACATGATCGCCGACCGCTTCCTCGAGACGCGCGCGCGCACGTGGGAGGACGCCGACGAGGACGGCAGGCCGCTGAACCGCACGCTCGGCGTGGCGGTCCTCGGCGGCGCGACGCTCGACACCGAGGAGAACTACCTCCTCAAGAAGATCTTCACGGCCGCGGGCGCGGTGTCCATCGAGAACCAGGCCCGCATATGACACTCCTCCACGGTCCCCGGTCTGGGGACCTCGTTCGGGCGCGGCGGCGCCACCACGTTCCAGCAGGACCTCGCCAACGCTGACTCGATCCTCATCATGGGGTCGAACATGGCCGAGCAGCACCCGGTGGGCTTCCAGTGGGTGGTGGAGGCCAAGGAGCGCGGCGCGAAGGTCATCCACGTCGATCCGCGCTTCACCCGGACCAGCGCGATGGCCGACGTGCACGCCGCCATCCGCCCGGGCACCGACATCGCCTTCCTCGGCGCGGTCATCAACCACATCCTCTCCAACGGCCGCGAGTTCACCGAGTACGTGCGCCACTACACGAACGCGCGCGTGGTCATCAAGGAGGAGTTCCGCGACACCGAGGAGCTCGACGGGCTCTTCTCCGGCTTCGACGAGGAGGCCCGCGCGTACTTCATCGACACGTGGGGCTACGCCGGCACCGAGGGCGAGCTTCCCGGCGGCGGCAAGCTGCAGACCGGGGACGTGTCGGGCGACATCGCCCACGGTGCGCACGGCATGAAGCTCGAGAAGGGCGAGCCGCCCGAGGAGGACTGGACGCTCGAGCATCCCAACTGCGTCTTTCAGATCCTCAAGCGCCACTACGCCCGGTACACGCCCGAGATGGTCGAGGAGGTCTGCGGCGTCCCGCGCGAGCGCTTCCTGCAGATCGCCGAGATCCTGTGCGAGAACTCCGGGCGCGAGCGGACCGGGGCCGTCTGCTACGCGGTCGGCTGGACGCAGCACACGCACGGCGTGCAGAACATCCGCGCCGCGGCGATCATCCAGCTGCTGCTGGGCAACATCGGCCGCCCCGGCGGCGGCATCCTCGCCCTGCGCGGCCACGCGAACATCCAGGGCTCGACGGACATCCCGACGCTCTACGACGTGCTCCCCGGCTACATCCCGATGCCGCACCCGGACTCGGGCGACAACCTCGACCAGTACGTCCACCTCAACGGACCCGACACGGGCGCCTGGGGCTCGCTGCGCAGCTACGTCGTCAGCCTGTTCAAGGCGTGGTGGGGCGACGCGGCGACGGCCGAGAACGAGTTCGGCCTCCACTACCTGCCGCGCATCGACGGCGACCACTCGCACTATCCGATGATGCTGCGGATGCTCGATCGCGAGACGACGGGCTTCATCGTCATCGGGCAGAACCCGGTCGTCGGCTCCGCGAACTCCTCGCTGCAGCGGCGCGCGCTCGCCCAGCTCGACTGGCTCGTCGTGCGCGACACGAACGAGATCGAGACCGCCTCGTTCTGGTACGACTCGACGGAGATCGAGACCGGCGAGATGCGCACCGAGGACATCGGCACCGAGGTGTTCTTCCTGCCCGCCGCCGCGCACACCGAAAAGGACGGCACGTTCACGAACACGCAGCGGCTGCTGCAGTGGCACTTCAAGGCGGTCGAGCCGCCCGGGGACTGCCGATCGGACCTCTGGTTCGCCTACCACCTGGGGCGCCGGCTGCGCGAGAAGCTCGCGGGTTCGGCGCTCGATCGCGACCGGGCGCTGCTGGACCTCACCTGGGACTACCCGACGCAGGGGCCGCAGGACGAGCCGGACGCCGAGACGGTGCTGCAGGAGATCAACGGCCGCACGGCGGACGGGACGTTCGTGCCGAAGTACCAGGAGCTCGCCGAGGACGGCTCCACCACCTGCGGGTCCTGGATCCACGCCGGCATCTACGCGGACGGGATCAACCAGACGGCGCGCAAGAAGCCGCACACCGAGGAGAACTGGATCTCGCCGCAGTGGGGCTGGGCGTGGCCCGGCAACCGCCACATCCTCTACAACCGCGCGTCGGCCGACCCCGAGGGCCGGCCGTGGTCGGAGCGCAAGCGCTACATCTGGTGGAACGAGGAGGAGGGCCGCTGGCACACCTGCGGCGACGCGCCGGACTTCGAGCCCGACAAGGCGCCCGGCTACGTGCCGCCGGAGGACGCCAAGGGCATGGACGCGCTCACCGGCACGGAGCCGTTCATCCTTCATCCGGACGGGCTCGGCTGGCTGTACGCCCCGCAGGGCCTGGTCGACGGCCCGCTTCCGTCCCACTACGAGCCGCAGGAGACGCCGGTCGTCAACCGCCTCTACAACCAGCAGCTCAACCCGACGCGCCAGCTCTTCCACCGGCCCGAGAACCCGTACAACCCCTCGGCGGCGCAGCCGGGCGCCGGCGCCTTCCCGTTCGTGCTCGGCACGTACCGGCTCACCGAGCACCACACGGCGGGCGGCATGTCGCGCTCCGTGCCGTATCTCGCCGAGCTGCAGCCCGAGGCCTTCTGCGAGGTCAGCCCGCGGCTCGCTCGGCTGCGGGGCCTCGAGCACGGGGGCTGGGCGACGATCGTCACGACGCGGGCCGCGGTCGAGGCGCGCGTCATGGTGACCGAGCGCGTCCAGCCGCTCCGTGTCCAGAGCCGGGTGATCGAGACCGTCGGCCTGCCCTACCACTGGGGCCGCCGCGGGCTGGTCAAGGGCGACGCGGCGAACGAGCTGACATCGCTCGTGCTCGACCGCAACGTGCACATCGCCGAGTACAAGGTCGCGACCTGCGACATCCGACCCGGCCGCCGGCCGCGGGGACCGGCGCTCAAGGCGTTCGTCGACGAGTACCGGCGTCGCTCGGGAGCGAGCGAGTGA